In Plasmodium relictum strain SGS1 genome assembly, contig: PRELSG_00_v1_114, whole genome shotgun sequence, the genomic stretch taaaagataaaactataatttataatctctattataatataaaaagaatcaTTAGTTATATgatctttaaaatttatttaacatatatatcTTAAAAATCTACGGAATTATTATCACCATATTtatgatttaaattataaagtaattatttttatattttctgttTATACTTTCGGTTGTTACTAGAATTAATAATGCGTATATATATACCTTAAGTACAACaagaatataatttaattaaaattttaaattgtataaatattattcttattttactatttgaattatatgttttttttttttttaaagcaaATAAGAAGTTAGAAATACTCAattgttattttaaaagaaattttaaaaaaatactcaATTTTCAATCTTATTACATATTTAATGTGTACATTTTTAACAATTTATTCATTGATTCTATttcaataatattaatacataacatttttataaatattttagatggaaaactaaataaaaagttttaatgttattttttttcttaaatattttaacatttattattttaacagagttttaaaattcttataatttattttttatctaaacttattaatattaattatacctaaaaataactaaatttataataataaaaaaaaaatgagaaggAGAAGTAATTTTATCTGGAACATTTGTGTAAATTCTGGGTACTATTCCTATATAGGTGAAGATTGTATTGTTAAAGATATGTCAgcttcaaaaatatacaataaaaaagagaaaaaatatacattaaatttttttatatttacctTTTTAATTTGGATACTACAGTGTTCTAATAATGTAGGATAATAATGatagttaaaaatatatatgtttttcttGTTATTAccatttttttgaattaaaattttattagaatAAAAGAagcattttttataattctgaatatattttttgctATTTTAGTGGAATTCTTGCAGATCATGGAATCACGAAAGTGACTTAAAAAATGTGCTAAATTTAGGAGATAAAAGATCATTAGCGGAAAATAAGGgtataataaaacaaagaAGCGAAGGATTAAAATTATACGAAGAACAAGATATAATAGAGGTAAATTTAGACTTAGAGAATAAACAAATTGGAATAGGGGAAAATATAGATGCAAAACAAGAAAATGAACAAGAGGAAAAAggggaaaataaaaaattaaaattaaaagaaagtatTTTGGAAAagtgtaaaaataatttcaaacTAGTTCTTTTATCTATTCTTTTTATCCTATCTTTTATTTcacttatatttattttaattgatTATTTTGATCTTGATTTGCAAAGGTTTTTGTGGGTTATTAGATCTTCTAAAATATCTATTTTAATACTTTCATTCCTTACATTGTACgagcaaataaaaaaaaaacgtaATAATAAATCTTAAGTAACATTTCTAATGAAAACTATTGAACATTAAAAAAGAGGAATATACAGTATAAGATTAAACTTATCTTAAATGCTACTATAGTCCTGATTTATTAATCATATTCTCAATGAAATATGAAAGATATTTAACAAACAGTTTCATAAATAATATGTTGATTAATAAAAGAcatattaaccttttataaaataatatctgGTTCTTCATAAGATAAATGATGAGTTAGTCATTAAGTAATTATTCATTCAATGACTTTTCTAAAGTATTCAACCAAACTAATTAATATAGAACATGTGGATATACCTCTATTggttttaattattaaaattacttTATTTAATCTAGTAATACGTAAATTTTATACATACAATTTACATAAATGagcaatttattttttaataagcatttatttattttaataaaatcacaattttgtttttttattaaaaacataaaccCGCATAAGATTattgattatataaatttattaactaaagcaaaaaaaaaaaaatttaactatAGTTATTAATTgtatttctaaaaaatacataaaaattaactATTAGTGAAAACAGAATTCTtcttgtttttcttttttaatattaaatttaacttcttattttaaaatttaattcgacaacaaaattttacaaaaaaataatttttttttaaataaataaaaataaaaataaattttacaataacaatatatatacaagaaataaattaacatactttttttttcttttttagcTGAAGAATAGTATCTGGAAAgctaattaataaaatatgttattaaccttttgtagtaccctaagctagtttactagtCGTGTATGTAAAAGTTATCCATGCACTGactctagttaaaaaaaaaaaaatataaagttatttttttttgtttgcttattttttatttatatacatctttgtaattaaaaaaaaaaaaaaattaaatttattttttttttttattgacgTTTGTTTTtcgaattaaataaagaattaacttttacttataaaaacttaatatataaaacgaatgatgtttatgttataattaatgtatatttttgaaataacattgaataatttaaagttttgactttattaattgttataatttgTCTGTAtgcttttaattaaaagaataacttattctttgtaaataaaaactcatttataacaattaataggtctattaaaagatgtaGCAAAATTTAAcctatattaaatattatgcatcataagaaaactatatatatatataaacgtatacttagttatacttgctctttattaatttgtttttttaatactctagcaaagccATTAagcgggcaattaataaatcaaaagcTCTTTATTTTCCACATGAGCAACTGACAATAACTCTGGCAACCAAATGGTATTATTTTCCTATTTTAAACAATATTAATGGTCGGTGAATGATAATATACGTCTATTCTATACATGactaataaaagatattattaactttttataatacaaaattaatttacTAATCAGGAAAATGCAAGTTAACTGTGCCTTGCCGCtagttaaaaatatatatatacatatatatatatatttatatttttttttgtttattttatttatatatatttttgtcatttttttacttgtttttttttattgatgtTTTTTTTGAgagattattaatttttaattaaaatataaaaattaatatgaaAGATATAGTTTTTATAAAGTATTTTATTTgcatattttgaaataatattgaatatCTTGgagtttaatttttgttatttgttacaacttaaattttttttttttttatttaaaggacataattattttttgtaaaaaaaaatacatctgtaaaagtaaaaatacaTCTGTTAGGCAACACATAATCgcttaattcaaattaaatgttattataataaaaataactatatatactaaaaattcgtatatgatttattaattgcccatttaatgactttgctcaGGTATTGATGAGCAAtgtaataaagagcatttttataatgttgatttattaattgccagtttaataactttattaGAGTATttaacaaacaaattaatagagcatgtataactaagtatacgtttatatatatatatattatatatattcgtttttattatatatataagttttcttataatgcataatatttaatctgagttaaattttactgcatcttttaataaacctattaattgttataaataagtttttatttacaaagaattacttgttcttttaattaaaaatatacaagcAAACTATTAGAATTAATAACGTCAAaactttaaattattcaatgttatttcaaaaatatatattgaatataatataaacattattctcttatctcttaagttttaataagtaaaagttaattctttatctaatttttaaaaataccaacgtcaaaaaaaaaaaacaacaaaaaaaaataatttcaacaactatttttttttaattacaaagatgtatatataaataaataaacaaaaaaaaaataactttatttaattttttcttttttttaactagcgtcagtgcatggctaacttatATGTACATGACCAGTAAACTAGTTTAGTATACTAAAAAAGGTTcataacatattttattaaccaaataTTTAATGTTTTTATCAGTTTAtgcttttcctttttaatgCAGTTGTATAAAGATGATAAAatgttaaattatttaataattaattagTATTCAATAATTAACATATAATTAACATGTAATAAATATCTTATATAAACATACATAATATCCTTGATTAGAGATTATGTCTTTTAATTaagtttatatattcttaaacATCTTCATCCTttctaaaagaaaaatatttccaaaaaaaaattaaaaacaatatCTTTCTTTACGAAAccaaaatgtaaaaaaaaaattaattaaagaatttttttttatatatatttagctAAAAGCGCATGATTGGTGTTGATAACATTGTGTGAGaagataaattttttcattgatATTTTAGCTAGttattatatacaaaaaattaatatacatacttttattaactaGTATATTAGTTGTACATCTCTTTATTAAATTGTTTGTTCagtactctagcaaagttaTTGAACAAACAACTAATAAATCAACTGAAGAAAGCAGCAAGATTCTCGAAGCCGGAGATAATAGAACCCCATTGGATTAATAAAGTCCAAGATGGAAGAAGATATCAAAAACCTTAGATTACTGGTTTATTAATTGctttggttaataaaatatgctattaactttttgtaatacactaagctagtttactagtCGTGTATGTACAAGTTAACCATGCACTaacgctagttaaaaaaaaaaagaaagatataaagttatttttttatttgtttgttttattttatttatatacatctttgtaattaaaagaaaattaaaatcatttttttttttttggaggATTGTTGGTTGACGTTTTTGTTTTTCGAATTAAAGAAAGAATTAACTTTTActtataaaaacttaagaatgaaaaagtataatgtttatgttatatttaatgtatatttgtgaaataacattgaataaattagagTTTTGACTTTTGTTAATTGTTATGTAttgtatatatgtttttaattaaaagaaaaaactgattctttgtaaataaaaactctttTATAACAGCTAAtaagtctattaaaagattcagtaaaatttaatatccaaattaaatattatgtatcataagaaaacattatatatatatataataaaaa encodes the following:
- a CDS encoding fam-h protein — encoded protein: MRRRSNFIWNICVNSGYYSYIGEDCIVKDMSASKIYNKKEKKYTLNFFIFTFLIWILQCSNNWNSCRSWNHESDLKNVLNLGDKRSLAENKGIIKQRSEGLKLYEEQDIIEVNLDLENKQIGIGENIDAKQENEQEEKGENKKLKLKESILEKCKNNFKLVLLSILFILSFISLIFILIDYFDLDLQRFLWVIRSSKISILILSFLTLYEQIKKKRNNKS